One window from the genome of Perca flavescens isolate YP-PL-M2 chromosome 17, PFLA_1.0, whole genome shotgun sequence encodes:
- the LOC114572339 gene encoding SLAM family member 9 yields MEKLTGCWLLMAALNFALARDIPTYFRDGGVLTMDVGSTSSERLYNILWKINGDLLAEWIKDQVTGEDLVPLTYYRSFRGRTTLDVTTGRLVINNMAKADMGVYSVEVNNKVQNEKYNAVLIKVVPQPAVWIRPLTCSPASDNCTLICDGNIKDAGPVTYSWKMGDGEWKESVKDLDITKSGTSDVKTFTCRIQNPVSVRDSEPKHNPLLKEAAESSAVGWIVAGVIVTVVGAGVAAALWGLKKGPFKTQG; encoded by the coding sequence ATGGAGAAGCTGACCGGGTGTTGGCTGCTGATGGCGGCGCTGAACTTCGCTCTAGCCCGGGACATCCCGACATACTTCAGGGATGGCGGGGTGCTAACGATGGACGTGGGGTCTACTTCTTCTGAACGTCTCTACAACATCCTGTGGAAGATTAACGGTGACCTGTTGGCTGAGTGGATCAAAGATCAAGTCACAGGTGAAGATTTAGTACCTTTGACTTATTACAGATCCTTTAGAGGACGCACAACCCTGGATGTAACCACTGGACGTTTGGTAATCAACAACATGGCTAAAGCTGACATGGGGGTGTATTCAGTGGAAGTCAACAACAAGGTCCAGAATGAGAAATATAACGCTGTATTGATCAAAGTAGTCCCCCAGCCTGCGGTATGGATCAGACCGTTGACATGTTCCCCCGCTTCGGACAATTGTACGCTGATCTGTGACGGGAACATCAAAGACGCTGGACCGGTCACCTACAGCTGGAAGATGGGAGACGGAGAGTGGAAGGAGTCGGTAAAGGACTTGGACATCACCAAGAGTGGGACATCAGATGTGAAGACCTTCACCTGCCGGATACAGAACCCAGTCAGCGTGAGAGACAGTGAACCCAAACATAATCCGCTTTTAAAGGAGGCAGCAGAAAGCTCAGCAGTTGGGTGGATTGTGGCTGGCGTCATTGTGACCGTGGTTGGGGCTGGGGTTGCGGCTGCGTTATGGGGTTTAAAGAAAGGCCCCTTCAAGACCCAAGGCTAA